One genomic window of Daphnia pulex isolate KAP4 chromosome 10, ASM2113471v1 includes the following:
- the LOC124204973 gene encoding uncharacterized protein LOC124204973: MEESMSNRRMETDTTNSAHCANKVVFEYYEFQDLIDAKDPFTSSWVEAKIVRITKNKDDNQLEYQVLFQGHEREIPLPRTFKQMRPRAEDYNMEENKNQKKD; this comes from the exons ATGGAGGAGTCAATGTCAAACAGACGAATGGAAACGGACACAACAAATTCGGCTCATTGTGCAAACAAGGTTGTTTTTGAATACTATGAA TTTCAAGATTTAATAGATGCTAAAGAcccttttacttcttcttggGTTGAGGCTAAAATTGTTCGCATTACCAAAAACAAAGATGACAACCAATTGGAATACCAGGTTTTATTTCAAGG ACATGAAAGAGAAATTCCACTTCCACGAACATTCAAGCAAATGAGACCCAGAGCAGAAGACTACAACatggaagaaaataagaaccaaaagaaagattag